The Lolium rigidum isolate FL_2022 chromosome 1, APGP_CSIRO_Lrig_0.1, whole genome shotgun sequence region AATATCCAAACCATTGAATTTGCTTCATGATTCGTGGTGGACTTTGAGTTACACATGAGTTTGCAATAAGGTTGTAACTGTGACTTGATGACGTCATGTGACTGAGTCACCTGAGATCTAGACGTGCTCTAattatttttttgtttcttgctGGACAAAGTTAGAATTGATTAGTTTTAGATGGGAAGTTGTAGACCATTGGTTTGCTCATGTTTTCTTTAGTTTCTTGAGTGAAAAGAGGTGATCTCAGACTTCTGTGCATTGGTCACAAGCTATGCAGTAGTACTACTTGGAAAAGGGTTGAAGAATGGCCGGGAGACGGAGTAGATGGAAACAACAAggcaaaagagtgcgtctgaaacttgctgccTTCTCCACAAAGGGGGCTGGAATGTTTTTAATGAGACGGCTTGGTGACCTTAATATATGTGGTttaagttaaaaaaaaaaaagatggaaacCGCAAGGGATATGGAGATATAGCGGTCAATTCGGTGCTAACGCACGATTTTCTGTTGGAACTTGTAAATAGCAACATCATGCATTGTACGTTTGGTTACATGCAGACGGGAGCTACTACATGCACTCGGGTCAGCTGGTAGGCTCCAACCACCCGTCGGGAGTGTTCTACGGGCCGCCACCGCCGGGCGCATCCGGCGGGTTCTCCTACGGCCCTCTGGCGACGCCGGGGCCGCCGGGCGCCACGGACAGCTTCAGGGGAGCAGGGTACTACCGGTCGGGCAGcctggagcagcagcagcagggggcGCCGGGGTCCAACAAGTCGTCGTTCAGCTACGAGGAGCTGACGAGCATCACCAGCAACTTCGCCCGCGACAACGTGATCGGCGAGGGCGGGTTCGGGTGCGTGTACAAGGGGTGGCTAGCCGACGGCAAGTGCGTGGCGGTGAAGCAGCTCAAGGCCGGGAGCGGGCAGGGGGAGCGCGAGTTCCAGGCGGAGGTGGAGATCATCAGCCGCGTGCACCATCGCCACCTCGTCTCCCTCGTCGGCTACTGCGTGGCGCAGCACCACCGGATGCTCATCTACGAGTTCGTTCCCAACGGCACGCTCGAGCACCACCTGCACGGTATGTGTACGTTCAGCGCGTGAGGTTCAGCGTTGCGGCTTGTGGTTGGAGCTCTGATCGTGGTGCGCAGGTCGCGGCGTGCCGGTGATGGATTGGCCGACGAGGCTGAGGATCGCCATCGGCGCCGCCAAGGGGTTGGCGTATCTGCATGAAGACTGTAGGTTCATTGCTTGAGTGTTTCTGACGAATATGCACATGTCAAACAGTATGGTTTTCTGACGATGTTGTTGGTGTTCAAGGTCACCCTCGGATCATCCACAGGGACATCAAGTCGGCCAACATCCTGCTCGATTACTCGTTCGAAGCACAGGCATGAAGAAGCGGCATAAGAATTACTAATTCAGTACAAATGTTAAATTTGGCTCTTGCAGATTCATAATTAAGGATGATATGCAGTGCAGGTGGCGGATTTCGGGCTGGCGAAGCTGTCCAACGACACCCACACGCACGTGTCGACGCGGATCATGGGCACGTTCGGGTACCTGGCGCCGGAGTACGCGTCGAGCGGGAAGCTGACGGACCGGTCCGACGTCTTCTCCTTCGGCGTCGTCCTGCTGGAGCTCATCACCGGCCGGAAGCCCGTCGACCAGGACCGCCCGCTCGGGGAAGAGAGCCTCGTTGAATGGGTACGCTTAATTTGCATCTGGGACCGAGCACCTCGTCAGTCGTCACTGACACAAGTGACAACTGCTCTGCTCTCGCTGCAGGCTCGGCCGGTCCTGGCGGACGCCATCGAGAGGGGCGACCACGACGAGCTGGTCGATGCGCGGCTGCAGGGCGTGTACAACAAGGCCGAGATGGTGAGGATggtggaggccgccgccgcgtgcgTCCGCCACTCGGCTCCCAAGCGCCCTCGCATGGTGCAGGTATCTGTCTTATCTGTCTCCCAGTCCTTCCATCTATAGCTGAAATATAATCTGACAGCGAGTTCGCGTGAGCTTTGAACTTTTAGGCTTTGTTTCGTTTAAAGGGATTTCATACAGTACAATTTTGGATGTTTCAGTTTCTAAGGATTTTTTCTTATAGAGCTCGTTTGGTTCATAGGATTTGAATCATACGAATTTTCCTATGGTCTAATCCTATTCGAAATTTTTTCCTTAGGTCTAAcctcatgatttttttttctttgtttctatGACAACTATGGCAAACACATAAATAATCCTTTACAATAATTTTTTATGCTTTTTCTGCAACTCAACCAAACGACGTACAATACAAATTATTGTTATTTGTTCACGTAGGATTAAAAATGTCATGGCATTCTACCCATATGTCTTTTCTATTCCTACGTTTTGTAAATCATAAGACCCTATACGGTGTGACTGAATCAATTATGGTTGGGCATGCAGGTGATGAGGGCACTGGATGTGGACGTGGACGAAGGGAGCATGTCGGACCTAAGCAACGGGGTGAAGGTGGGGCAGAGCCAGGTGTTCAACAACAACCAGCAGGAGGCCGCCCTTGAGCAGCTCCGACGCACGGCCTTCGCCACCGAGGAGTTCACAGGGGAGTTCGAGCCCTCCAGGGAGTACGGTGCCGCCAACTCCGATTCACGCCCCATGAACCGGAGACCTGCAAGCTGACAACCAACTCACGTGTGTTTGCATGTCGTGTAGCTTAACTTTTCTTGTACACATACCACCTCCTGTTTTAGATGGCTTACTATTAGCAGAGTTGTAGTACATGACAAATGTAAGAATGTGCATGATCAATGAGTTGTTGCCAAATGCCCAACAACAGTTTGGGAGGAAACCGTGGAAGCCGCAAACCAGCACCCTAGTCATGTTGTTTCACAAAATCCTTGATGAGCTCTAAGAGCTTCTTCAgccgtccccaaagggatttgggggacgTCAGACACTTAACCTCTCCCAGTCGCTGCTCCAAATGTCGCTTCTGTCCGGACGTACCCCAAATATTGACCGGCGTCTCTGGCCCGTCCCCTGTGTATAGAGGCTCTATCAGGGACGTCGGATACGacttttacacttgctttttgtttggaggtcacGTTTGGAGGACGCAGCTAGGAACGGGAGCCCCCCCAAAGCGGCACCGCGCCATGGCGTCCCCCAAACGACcaatctggcgctgttgccgaacgtcgtttgggggatgcgactgagatgctctaagagcatctccagtcgcgtcccccaaaccgtcccccaaaccgcgccggatcgagcgtttgggggacgtgttttcttcgtgccgggattggggacgtcgctccccagccgcgtcccccaaacgccgcccccaaacattaaaagtattttttttggctagaaagaaactatttaataatattcaaatcggttgaacataaacaaattatatataaaacttcaaaaaaatataattaaatacatataaactatctacttcttcttcgtcgctgatggccccgcctcgtcgtcgtcatcgcggtggcgcttcctgctcgtcacctcttccgaagtggcggtgtcggcgctcgacgcgtcgtcgtcgccggtgctcgtcggctgcgccttggccttggccttggccttggcggccttggccttggcagcctttgccttggccgccttcgccttcgcacgggccaccgccgccgccgcggcctcgctctcttcttcctcctcctcccagcccagccattcctcctcgctgtcaactggcggcggggaatcgtcctggctttgtcccaccaatggcgccagccagcaggctttccctcgctggaggtgtcggacgggagctgggagatgtagctcatcgtcgctggaggtgtcggatggaggcttggatgaatgacggcgtacgtacgggtcttattgagcgcggatgaacggcggcgcagaagtcgaagagagcagcagttgctcttccgaggagtcagcgctccattccggcggggttggcgcgtcgtcgacgcggttgccaatgcgacggttccgcttcctgtcaactgcaccgtcgctacgtatgtggcggttgagcgtccgagccgctgacgggtcgaccccgcgcctcctcgcctctcatttcgttgtgtccggcgtgcccggtgcgtcccctgtgggacggggacggactcgggacgccggacaccgtatcggggcgcgccggacaaaaaaaaggctttggggcgcgcggctgggaacgtttttttgtccggcgcgccccaaatccctttgggggacggtttgggggacgcgactggagatgctctaaggccccTAAAAATGGGTTGTGTCTTTATGGTTTGATGATTTGGGGCTGTTTTGGTTCTCCTTGATCTTTTTTGGAAGGAATTTACACATTGGTATTACCGTGATTTAGTTTGATCCGTCGCTTTTCTTAGGTGATGTTGTACATTTTGGGGCTTCGTTATAGTACCGTCATTGTTTAGGGACGGGTGACGTGCGTTCGTGCGAATGAGGTAGGTTGTTGGCTTTGTTTCCAAATTCTGGTGGGGGTTGAGAAGTTATATTGCATCATGATCTAAGTGATGTGTGTACATGTTCTTTATATAACTTACATTAGATGGAAGGTGCTAAGGTGGTTTGAGGACAACATTGGAAGTGTGTTGGTATCGTTGCTTTCCACCTATCAGACTTATGGTCACCTTTTGTGTTTTTATTCTATTTTGGTCCATCACCAAGATATTCCATTTTTTATTCAAATTTTGGTTTGTGTGTTCCCGTTTGCATTACCGAATGGTTTTAGATCATGAGTAGGATAGCTGAAGAGGGGTAGCGAGGAATGCACATACTTGACGACGAGTGGGTTTTAACTGAAGGAAATGTACCCTAGAGACAATTAtaaatgttattatttattttcatGTTTGGTATTAATGTTTGTGTTTATATGGTATAATTGTTATGGTTCCTGAATAtgagattcaaagtaaaacttataacatgtgtggaAACATAAACATCAAGTAGTTCCTAGTCTCGTCTCTATTTGTGGAGGTGTAGGAATGAATATGGATGTCTAGATTCCGCTATTGATTATTGGTCGGAAGGAGGTCCAGGTCATGTCGGCATATTACCAAACTTGCAGACTCACACGCTTAAGGATCATTGATTTGGTGAGTATTATATGTGCTAGGATCATGAGAGAAATTCATCCTAATAGTTCTAGTGAAATCAAAATAGTTTGGGAGAGATACTAGAGTAGTTCTAGCAAGGCTGAATAGTTTCGGATATTTTTTGAAGGGTTCCATGATGGTTATGGAATGTAGAGTGTTCCTTAGTTTTCTAGAATACTCCAGAATGTTCTACAAGTCGAAGATGGGCTTCCCACTTGGCTAGGACAAGTGGAGCTGCCTAGCGCCTTAGCCCATATGTGGGGTGCCCcccactgatgcatgtaaaatgcatatatACACGGATTTTgttctttatcatattgaatttccagatatttgcaacatatatgatgataataccatgttttacattgatttatgaggatttatcaacgatcccctttatttggtttataactctgcaaaaCAGGAAAACCCCCGttttgcgtatttttcactttcagggatctatacagagtcaaattgacctaggatttttggagcatcacttTTTCATTGGGAGAAGCACCCTGAGCCCTAGAAGCACCTGGAGAGGTTTGAGGCTCAAGTgagaccaggtggcgcgccctaccttGCCGAGTGCGCCACCCTACCTCTTTCGGCCGTTGATCGTCCGATTGctctgattctttcgcccaccaaCGTATTTTTCCCTAAAAAACGACTATATATATGACTCCAAAGAATTCtcggaggagagcgccgcacaaacacagaaacacgaaaacagaggctgctgcagagaagattggagggggaaactccgccatgatcaccgccggagggatctccaccttctccaacatcatcatcaccatgaccaagagggattagtccacctctggactacgggtttgtggtagtagcttgatctatttctctcatgttcttcatagttgttAGTGCCATATATATGAGCTACccatcatgattatggtcatatttgtaatacctatttggtggatccttattctatgatattgttttatgaaatctgatcatattatattgtgagattattgatagatgcatattatgtaccatgttcttaagtatttgttctgatcgaACATatgtgcaagagcgtgtgtgggtgatgtgtgtattagatggagtagcatggttttagtgattggatagtgacaatatgttcaagatatggttgtgcctttattttgctaccacactagggataaagtgaatccaTGTGTTATGTTAGTCACGTGacagtagtgatgatcttgtttgttcaaggtagcatatttaatattcgaacttcatgtcaaagtacttattgctatgctatgttaattcttaatacaagattgatgaaagtttctttcttgtgaagtataagagagatgtgttgcatcatctctatgttagaacgTGATGCCCCTATTAATTCCGATCTTACATATACTATTATATGCACCTTCATatttcattgatgaattgttacttgtccaccacaactttaagagagaatagtcaagtgaacccatgaaccccggtccacttttaatcataagaaacacctttatattatttttatcttgttttctatttaatgcactattttaatccgaaaatacaaaaatatttacttttcttatttgcatccaaaataccAAAAACAATTAACCTCTTTaatttttttacttagttattttatctggtttagtttttacttgttttatttctacttgtgttatctacttacatgaaaccttgtgcttgataaccacacggtggagttgaggatacaaggcattTGCTTTACCTGCAGGATTGCcaaaagaagagagaagagtataCGCTTTTGTCTAgttcccgagagttcgatataaaccctcgagtcacccttgtggggaaaatactttgctgacacaacactgcacttggagtcccaacgtcatcaagacATTTTCTAGCACCGTTACCGGGGAACTGAAAGAGTTATCTCACAGTGGTTGCTATGTGGTGAAGCACAAGTAAACTCCCACGACAACTGCCagcaatttctggcgccgttgtcggggagctgcAAAGAGTCGCACTACAGTTATTGCCAACTTCCACAGCTGGTGTAAGAATTTTCTGGCACCGTGTCTCATCAAAGCTTGGGGAGTTAACATCACTGTGAGCTCTCTTATCTCTTTTAGATTCTGCATAGTGTCTTATTTGTCTTCTTTTtagtctttgtttgcttgttttctgttTTTGCTAGTTAGTTCTTTTTCATAAAGAATCAAAAAgtcataaaaatgaaaaatggaaaatattaaaaatactcATGGTATGGCTACTGGTCAAGATAAAAATGTCATGTTACAAGAGGAGTATAAAAATGCTATCAAATTTATGAAATATATAGAATCATGTGAAGGGAAACGACTAAAAAGTTTTTTAAGACTTCTAAATAAAGCTGCTACTGAGTTTCTTACACATTATGAAAGGTCTTGTAACTTCTGTTATGGTGAACACTTTG contains the following coding sequences:
- the LOC124653462 gene encoding proline-rich receptor-like protein kinase PERK12, translating into MQPGSSGSTSTSGDGVDGSTSSSSSQLHSSQAVNGQVAAAIAGAAVAGLLFVMIAIFFVVTRKRKKDGLVYHTDGSYYMHSGQLVGSNHPSGVFYGPPPPGASGGFSYGPLATPGPPGATDSFRGAGYYRSGSLEQQQQGAPGSNKSSFSYEELTSITSNFARDNVIGEGGFGCVYKGWLADGKCVAVKQLKAGSGQGEREFQAEVEIISRVHHRHLVSLVGYCVAQHHRMLIYEFVPNGTLEHHLHGRGVPVMDWPTRLRIAIGAAKGLAYLHEDCHPRIIHRDIKSANILLDYSFEAQVADFGLAKLSNDTHTHVSTRIMGTFGYLAPEYASSGKLTDRSDVFSFGVVLLELITGRKPVDQDRPLGEESLVEWARPVLADAIERGDHDELVDARLQGVYNKAEMVRMVEAAAACVRHSAPKRPRMVQVMRALDVDVDEGSMSDLSNGVKVGQSQVFNNNQQEAALEQLRRTAFATEEFTGEFEPSREYGAANSDSRPMNRRPAS